TTTTTCATCTTTGAAAATACGTTTTCAGAGATTACATTTATGTTTCCTGTAACCGTGACAAAAATGTCACCAATCTTTGCAGCATCAATTATGGGCATTACATCAAATCCATCCATTACTGCTTCAAGAGCTTTTAAAGGGTCTACTTCTGTGACAACTACCCTTGCACCCATGCCTTTTGCTCTCATTGCAACTCCTCTTCCACACCATCCATAACCACAAACAACAAAAATAGAACCAGCAAGCAGTCTGTTGGTGGCTCTAAGAATTCCATCTATTGTGCTCTGTCCTGTTCCATAACGATTATCAAAAAGATGCTTTGTGTAAGCATCATTAACAGCTATTACAGGATACTTAAGTGCACCATCATCTGCCATTGCTCTTAGCCTTATTACACCTGTTGTTGTTTCTTCTGTCCCGCCAAGAACATGGGAAAGAAGTTTTCTTTTTTCTTTATGAAGTGTTGATACCAAATCAGCTCCGTCATCCATTGTTATATGCGGCTTTATTTCAAGAGCCTGATAGATATGTTTATAATATGTATCTCTATCTTCTCCTTTAATTGCAAACACAGGAATTTTGTAATATTTAACCAATGCAGATGCTACATCATCCTGAGTGCTTAAAGGATTTGATGCACAAAGCGCAAGCTCAGCTCCACCTTCTTTAAGGGTTATCATTAAATTAGCTGTTTCTGTTGTTACATGAAGGCAGGCAGCAAGCTTTACTCCCTTAAGAGGTTTTTCTTTTTTGAATCTATCCCGAATCATTCTTAAAACAGGCATATCCATCTCAGCCCATTCTATACGGAGTTTGCCTTTTTCAG
The Thermodesulfovibrio yellowstonii DSM 11347 DNA segment above includes these coding regions:
- the ahcY gene encoding adenosylhomocysteinase gives rise to the protein MLKYDIKDIKLAEKGKLRIEWAEMDMPVLRMIRDRFKKEKPLKGVKLAACLHVTTETANLMITLKEGGAELALCASNPLSTQDDVASALVKYYKIPVFAIKGEDRDTYYKHIYQALEIKPHITMDDGADLVSTLHKEKRKLLSHVLGGTEETTTGVIRLRAMADDGALKYPVIAVNDAYTKHLFDNRYGTGQSTIDGILRATNRLLAGSIFVVCGYGWCGRGVAMRAKGMGARVVVTEVDPLKALEAVMDGFDVMPIIDAAKIGDIFVTVTGNINVISENVFSKMKNGAIVANTGHFNVEIDIEGLNKLSKSKRVIREFVEEYTLKDGRRIYLLAEGRLVNLSAAEGHPAAVMDMSFANQALSAEYIFKNAKKLEKKVYSVPEEIDREIARLKLESMGIKIDKLTKEQDKYLHSWQMGT